One window from the genome of Oreochromis niloticus isolate F11D_XX linkage group LG20, O_niloticus_UMD_NMBU, whole genome shotgun sequence encodes:
- the LOC112843342 gene encoding ribosomal biogenesis protein LAS1L-like, with the protein MYLELEQASGAGNEAERARKMETQRFALERISAWRVTDADSSPAKVIVDCTAELLRCHLRDSSGNLDGESLRMMYVMVIIRFVNLITEVMKNVTVPPWVVDLGHNMEHGLDPNLNLCRKACKMALELVEQEFWSRQLGGEDEEADLKRQEDEATRSSIPGASGTSPDS; encoded by the exons ATGTACCTTGAATTGGAACAGGCATCAGGAGCAGGAAACGAAGCCGAAAGAGCGCGAAAGATGGAGACGCAG AGGTTTGCGTTGGAAAGGATCTCGGCTTGGAGGGTCACGGATGCTGACAGCTCCCCTGCGAAAGTGATAGTGGACTGCACAGCGGAGCTGTTGCGGTGCCACTTGCGGGACTCCTCCGGAAATCTGGACGGAGAATCACTGCGCATGATGTATGTGATGGTTATTATCAGATTCGTCAATCTGATCACCGAGGTGATGAAAAACGTAACAGTCCCACCGTGGGTGGTGGACCTAGGCCACAATATGGAACATGGGCTTGATCCTAATTTGAACTTGTGCCGAAAGGCATGTAAGATGGCCCTGGAGCTGGTAGAGCAGGAGTTCTGGTCCAGGCAGTTGGGAGGAGAGGATGAGGAAGCTGACTTAAAGCGGCAGGAGGATGAGGCTACACGTAGCAGCATCCCCGGGGCCTCAGGCACCAGCCCGGACAGCTGA